A DNA window from Zingiber officinale cultivar Zhangliang chromosome 3A, Zo_v1.1, whole genome shotgun sequence contains the following coding sequences:
- the LOC122053662 gene encoding uncharacterized protein LOC122053662, whose translation MEIAVASSAGKRDLVTLDLLGAEASSKDVDSAALKIAPFADLYPLDLNLGTAGGQGDAAGTTVRGCQSVCTIEKVKWALERVAERETLCGREEERRRDGGGEGGDGGGSPSPSSSSSITTASIKRRREGGEEEWADGGDSAGAGGSLVATGCPNCLSYVLISKGDPRCPRCHSLVAPPHPPQHKKPRITLNFSL comes from the exons ATGGAGATCGCGGTTGCGTCGAGCGCAGGCAAGAGGGACCTCGTCACGCTCGATCTACTCGGCGCTGAAGCCTCGTCGAAAGATGTGGATTCTGCTGCTCTCAAGATTGCTCCTTTCGCAGATCTCTATCCGCTG GACCTCAATCTGGGGACCGCGGGAGGGCAGGGCGACGCGGCGGGGACGACGGTGCGTGGGTGCCAGAGCGTGTGTACCATCGAGAAGGTGAAGTGGGCGCTGGAGCGGGTGGCGGAGCGGGAGACGCTCTGCGGGCGGGAGGAGGAGCGGAGGAGGGACGGCGGAGGCGAAGGCGGCGACGGCGGAGGATCTCCCTCGCCGTCCTCGTCCTCGTCGATCACGACGGCGTCGATCAAGCGGCGGCGCGAGGGAGGGGAGGAGGAGTGGGCGGACGGAGGCGACTCAGCCGGGGCCGGCGGGAGCCTCGTCGCCACCGGATGCCCCAACTGCCTCTCGTACGTTCTGATCTCTAAGGGGGACCCGCGCTGCCCCCGCTGCCATTCCCTGGTCGCGCCGCCGCACCCGCCGCAGCAcaagaaaccccgaatcaccctgaACTTTTCCCTCTAG
- the LOC122053663 gene encoding uncharacterized protein LOC122053663, with product MEIAVASSAGKRDLVTLDLLGAEASSKDVDSAALKIAPFADLYPLDLNLGTAGGQGDAAGTTVRGCQSVCTIEKVKWALERVAERETLCGREEERRRDGGGEGGDGGGSPSPSSSSSITTASIKRRREGGEEEWADGGDSAGAGGSLVATGCPSCLSYVLISKGDPRCPRCHSLVAPPHPPQHKKPRITLNFSL from the exons ATGGAGATCGCGGTTGCGTCGAGCGCAGGCAAGAGGGACCTCGTCACGCTCGATCTACTCGGCGCTGAAGCCTCCTCGAAAGATGTGGATTCTGCTGCTCTCAAGATTGCTCCTTTCGCAGATCTCTATCCGCTG GACCTCAATCTGGGGACCGCGGGAGGGCAGGGCGACGCGGCGGGGACGACGGTGCGTGGGTGCCAGAGCGTGTGTACCATCGAGAAGGTGAAGTGGGCGCTGGAGCGGGTGGCGGAGCGGGAGACGCTCTGCGGGCGGGAGGAGGAGCGGAGGAGGGACGGCGGAGGCGAAGGCGGCGACGGCGGAGGATCTCCCTCGCCGTCCTCGTCCTCGTCGATCACGACGGCGTCGATCAAGCGGCGGCGCGAGGGAGGGGAGGAGGAGTGGGCGGACGGAGGCGACTCAGCCGGGGCCGGCGGGAGCCTCGTCGCCACCGGATGCCCCAGCTGCCTCTCGTACGTTCTGATCTCTAAGGGGGACCCGCGCTGCCCCCGCTGCCATTCCCTGGTCGCGCCGCCGCACCCGCCGCAGCAcaagaaaccccgaatcaccctgaACTTTTCCCTCTAG